The sequence below is a genomic window from Coleofasciculus chthonoplastes PCC 7420.
ACCACTCACCCAGATTCATCAGATCCTGATGAATCTCAGCTAGCTCACGAGTATAGGCATCTGGTGTCATAGTTGCTTTACGCTCTTGGAGTTTCCGTAAACGCAATTGCACTAACAGCCAAGGCTTGGCAATCCCGTCTGTCGCTTCAATGTATTGGGCTAAGTCTTTACTGTTCATTTTCTGTATAGGCGCGATCGCACATTAAGAACCCAAACTACCAAAAGCCCCGTCTGATATCCAGATCAGGCGGGGCTAGTCACTGTTACTGACGTGACAACTTCACTGGATTATCGTTAAGCCGCAGCCATTTGCTGATTCACAAAGTCCCAGTTAATCAGATTGTTGAGAAACGCTTCCACAAAATCAGGACGCTTGTTTTGATAATCCAGATAGTAGGCGTGTTCCCACACATCACAGGTTAACAACGGTGTCATTCCCAAAGCAATGGGGTTGACAGCATTGGCGGTGTTAACTACTTTGAGCGTGCCATTATCGAGGACTAGCCACGCCCAGCCACTACCAAATTGGCTTGTAGCAGCTTTCTTGAATTCTTCCTTGAACTTATCGTAGCCGCCTAAATCAGACTTGATTTTGTCAGCGACTGCACCACTGGGCACACCGCCACCACCCGACTTCATTGAGTTCCAGAAGAAGGTGTGGTTCCAAGCTTGGGCGGCATTATTGAAAAGCCCTGACTTGGACGAATCCTTGTAGCTAGCCTTAATGACTTCCTCGATGGACTTGTCAGCCATACCAGCGGCTTGCGACATGTCGTTGAAGTTATTAACGTACTTCGCGTGGTGCTTGTCGTGATGAAACTCTAGCGTTTTAGCTGAGATATAAGGCTCCAGCGCGTTGTAAGCGTAAGGTAAATCAGGAAGTGCGTAGGCCATATTGTGTTCTATCCTCTCAAATACTGTGTTCTAGCTTAAAACGAACCGAGACTTTAGATGTATTCCTTAGGTTAAGTATTACTATATCAAGGGATTAACGCCTGTTGTAATAACCATTAACAATATGATTGTTTCTCTGAGGGGTAGCCATCGCCTTAAGTCTATGATTGAGATTGTGGTATCCAGCCCTGGCGAAACGGGTTAGACGCGATCGCGCCTCTAGCCGGGTTGAGTCAAAGGGGGACAGTTAGCGGTTTTCCTGGACAATCGCTTGCACAATATCAATGGCATCGACTGGGGTGGCTGCCACAAAAACCGTCTCCGGCGACAGGCTGGTAAAAAACTGTTGACTTTCGTGATGGTCGGATAATAATACCACAGGTTTACCACCCTTGAGGGCGAGAGCGATTTCTGAAGCGGTTCCTGCACCAATACCACAAGCAATCACCACATCACTGGAGAGAACGTTAATATTATTGCGCCCACTCCCCATATCCGTCGCGATCGCAATATCCACAGCATCGGACATATTCTGAGTATCGCTGCTGGGTAAAATGCCCACAGTTAAGCCACCTGCGGCTTTTGCCCCTTGACTTGCTGCATCCATTACCCCAGCATTTCTGCCACCCGTCAGCAGCACCCATCCCTGCTGGGCGATACGTTGTCCCAATTCATAAGCTCGTTCTAAGTCTGTGGCGGTAGCCCCTTTACCGGGTCCCATCACGCCGACAACGATTTTTCTCATGGGTAGAAAGTATAATTGGCTGATTACTGGAGTTATATCATTTGGGATTGTTTGTGCAACACAACATCCTGCTCTAATTAGGGTTATTTGGGTGACTTATGAATCAGGGCGGGTTTTGTTGCTCAGTTATGGGTGAGACAGGGCGGGTTTTGTTGCTCAGTTATGGGTGAGACAGGGCGGGTTTTGTTGTTCACTTATCGGTGAATAGCTGACTTTAGTCCCTAAACCCGCCCCTACAGAGTCCCTAAACCCGCCCCTACAGTAGCTACCGAATCGATGTTTTAACAACAGAGTTCATGAATTACGCGATCGCCATTGACTTTCTCCAGGATTGTGATCCCGTTCTGGGACAACTTATTGACCGAATTGGTGAATGTCAACTAAATCAGCACGAGTTGGAGGGAGATTTATTTTTTTGCCTATCCCGGTCAATTCTTCACCAACAACTTTCTACCAAAGTGGCGCATGTTATCCACAGTCGGTTTCTCCAAGTTTACCCTGACACGCCGTTTCCTACTGCACAGGATGTCCTAGACACACCTGATGAAGTTCTCCGAGGTGTGGGGATTTCACGCCCGAAAATTGCTTATCTTAAAGACTTGGCACGTCATTCAATTGATGGATTGCCCACCCTGGAAGCGTTGGAAGTTATGGATGATGAGTCGATTATAAAGATTTTAACGCAGGTTAAAGGGATTGGATGCTGGACTGTGCAGATGCTGTTGATTTTCCGTCTCAAGCGATGGGATGTTTTGCCTGTGGATGACTTGGGGATACGTACAGGTATTCGGAACCTGTATAATCTTGAGGCACTTCCTGACCGCAAAACGACAAAACGCTTCGGACAAAGGTGGAAGCCGTATTGCAGTATCGCCTCATGGTACTTGTGGCGCAGCTTGGATCTAAAGCCAATCTGAGGACTGCTGGAGGGAGGGGGACATTACGATAAAAAGAGCAGCAACGTAAGCGCGATCGCCTTTGGCGCTGGGCTTCGCTCAATTGCACTTTTCTTATCACTGACCGAATAGAGTGTGGCACAATGATTATAGTAGCATTGTAAGTGCTGCTGACTCTGGAAATATGTCATACAGTGATTTCAAAACGATTGACCAAGCCGTTTCTATCCTCGAATTAACAGTCGAGGATATTTCTCATTTATTTAGTCATATTGCACCGATTGAACCTTCACATCGGCTTAAGGAAACGCTGGATGAAACGTTAGATTTGGCGGCAAGTATCAGTACAGAAAAAGCTCGGTCTGAATTAATTATTACTCCGGTTTTATTGGAAGTGAGACGTAAATTTAATAATAAAATTGGTTATTTTTCTGGCAATACGTTTAATGTTGACGAATCAAAAGGGTTAACGGGTGCTTGTGACTTTATCTTAAGTGCATCAAAAAATCAATCCCTAGTTACTGCTCCTGTTTTAACATTGGTTGAAGCGAAAGATAATGATATCCGCATTGGCTTAGGACAATGTGTCGCTCAAATGGTTGCTGCTCAAATATTTAATGCCCGTAAGGGGCTGGAACAGCCAGTAGTATATGGTGCAGTTTCAACGGGTACGAACTGGAAGTTTATTATGTTAGAAAACCAGATGGTAAAAATTGATTTTACTGAATATTTCATTACCCAGTTAAATCAAATATTAGGCATTCTTGCTGAACCATTTAGAATTTATTTTGAGGGTGCGATCGCGTAGGTTGAGGCATCGATGAAAGAATCAATTGGGGCTTGGGATTTTCTCGAACGAATAATGCCTCCAAGGATGTCCAGTAACTTATGTATGTTTATATCCATGCTTTTCTCTACTCTCTTGTTGTATTCACCCTCCTAATCTGGGATCGTTGTTAATTCTTGCGATCGCAGATCGTTGCGGTTGATCAAGCTCAAAATGAATCTTCTGAGCCGGGAAATAAATCGTCTGATATGCCTGAATTGTTTCTTCTGGAGACAATCCCTCTTGTGAACGAGCAATCGCCCGTTCTAGGGCTGTCTCAAAGCTGCAATCAATCCAGAAAGAGAGATCGTAATATGACTGAAATTGATGCTTTAGTAAGTAGATTCCTTCTAGCAAGATAACATCTACTTCCTCAAAGCTGTATATATGTTTGTGATATTTCGTAGCTGTTTCTTCCGTGAAATCTGCCTCAAGATAAATGGAGCGGCGATTGCGTAATGGAAAGACGAGTTGACCAAATAACTCTTCAAAACGAATCGCATGTCGGTAGAACTGTTCCGGTGGATTGATTTTACTAAAGCGTTTTTCAGGCAGATTTAACCAACCATCAAGATTGATGTTTGCGATATTGAGACCCCGTTTCAAAAGTAGGGTGGCAATTTTGTCGGTGAGATAGCCTTTCCCTGAACCATCTATCCCTGAAATCGCGACTAGAAGTGCCTGGTGATCTGGAATAATTGTTCGCTGTCGAACAATCGCTTCAGCAGCATCTTTAATGCTGATCAAGCGTTTTCGCGCAAGATTGTCGAGCATAGCCAAAACCGTAATCAAACAAATGTCAGTTTTAAGCGAGTATTAAAGGGTTGACAAAACCATCAAACATTCAATCGTTAAATTTAATTTTTTTGCCAATATAGAAAACATAGCCATAAAACTCTTTGTATTTGTAATATAATTCAGCTTCATGTATTTCGTTTTCTATGAACTCTTCGGCTGTTTTATTGCCTGCATATTTTTTCAAGAAGTTTTTCTGTGCAGAAACTTGCGGCGTATAAAAATTGTCAGTCCAACAGCTTTCGGGCAGGACAAAAGTTGCAATTGGAATATATCCGGCTTTTTGCATTTGTGCCACCTTGTTTGAAATAGTATCTATTTCCGGATAAGCATCGTTCCAAAATGCGTCGATTTCATCAGGTCGCTCTTCGGTAAACCACGATGCCTCTGAAACGCCAATAAAGCCTCCTGTCTTCAAGAACTTATGCCATTCGTTTATGCCTCGTTCAAACCCGATATTGTAGATTGCTCCTTCTGACCAGATTAAGTCTAATTCTTCATTCTGAAAAGGAAGATTCTCCATTGAACCAACAATACCCTTGACTCTATCCTGAAGATTCAGTTTATGTACGTTAAGATTGAATAGCTCTATAAAGCCGGGAAATAAGTCGATTCCTGTAATATACCCTGACGTACAACTAGCCATTGCCATTGTCTGACTACCGGTGCCGCAACCAATATCAGCAATTTGTGATTCATTTGTCAGATTATCAATAAAGCTCAAAGCTTTAATCGTTACTTCGGGACTCCCAGGTCCTTGTCGTTCTAGGCTTGAAAAATATTCGCAGATTAATTTAAAATCGAAGTCGTGAATCGATTTATTTTCCTCGTTCATGATGTTTTCCTTGTTTAAATGCAAGCCGTTGCAGCAGTTTGCTCTTCAGGGAGAAATGCAAGAACAATTCGCTCTGGAGGAATACCTGCGGCGATTAAGTCTTTGCTGATTCCCTGTTCCATCCCGTCATATTCCACCCAAACCTTGCCCTCATTCAAAGTCACATAAATCAAATTTCCCCTCACCCGTCGTCCTCTATCCCAACCTACCTGCATCAATGCATAGCGGTTTTGCGCGTCGTCAAACACCGTGTCGAGTCGAATATCGCCGTGAGAAGGTTTAAACTGAGCGTATCGTTGAATCACCTGTTTTACTATGTCCTGCTCTCTCGTGGTGGTATCCATCGCTTCACCTCTAGTTCGACTTGATCAACCCTCTCTTTCTACCAGGCGAATCGGAATTTGGATTTCACTGCGCTTGGCAGGTTCGGGGACATAGGGAGCATCGTAGAAGAAGCGGCGAGGGGAGCCGACAACAG
It includes:
- a CDS encoding DNA-3-methyladenine glycosylase family protein produces the protein MNYAIAIDFLQDCDPVLGQLIDRIGECQLNQHELEGDLFFCLSRSILHQQLSTKVAHVIHSRFLQVYPDTPFPTAQDVLDTPDEVLRGVGISRPKIAYLKDLARHSIDGLPTLEALEVMDDESIIKILTQVKGIGCWTVQMLLIFRLKRWDVLPVDDLGIRTGIRNLYNLEALPDRKTTKRFGQRWKPYCSIASWYLWRSLDLKPI
- a CDS encoding XisI protein, whose amino-acid sequence is MDTTTREQDIVKQVIQRYAQFKPSHGDIRLDTVFDDAQNRYALMQVGWDRGRRVRGNLIYVTLNEGKVWVEYDGMEQGISKDLIAAGIPPERIVLAFLPEEQTAATACI
- a CDS encoding superoxide dismutase, producing the protein MAYALPDLPYAYNALEPYISAKTLEFHHDKHHAKYVNNFNDMSQAAGMADKSIEEVIKASYKDSSKSGLFNNAAQAWNHTFFWNSMKSGGGGVPSGAVADKIKSDLGGYDKFKEEFKKAATSQFGSGWAWLVLDNGTLKVVNTANAVNPIALGMTPLLTCDVWEHAYYLDYQNKRPDFVEAFLNNLINWDFVNQQMAAA
- a CDS encoding uridine kinase — its product is MLDNLARKRLISIKDAAEAIVRQRTIIPDHQALLVAISGIDGSGKGYLTDKIATLLLKRGLNIANINLDGWLNLPEKRFSKINPPEQFYRHAIRFEELFGQLVFPLRNRRSIYLEADFTEETATKYHKHIYSFEEVDVILLEGIYLLKHQFQSYYDLSFWIDCSFETALERAIARSQEGLSPEETIQAYQTIYFPAQKIHFELDQPQRSAIARINNDPRLGG
- a CDS encoding class I SAM-dependent methyltransferase; translated protein: MNEENKSIHDFDFKLICEYFSSLERQGPGSPEVTIKALSFIDNLTNESQIADIGCGTGSQTMAMASCTSGYITGIDLFPGFIELFNLNVHKLNLQDRVKGIVGSMENLPFQNEELDLIWSEGAIYNIGFERGINEWHKFLKTGGFIGVSEASWFTEERPDEIDAFWNDAYPEIDTISNKVAQMQKAGYIPIATFVLPESCWTDNFYTPQVSAQKNFLKKYAGNKTAEEFIENEIHEAELYYKYKEFYGYVFYIGKKIKFND
- a CDS encoding TIGR00725 family protein — translated: MRKIVVGVMGPGKGATATDLERAYELGQRIAQQGWVLLTGGRNAGVMDAASQGAKAAGGLTVGILPSSDTQNMSDAVDIAIATDMGSGRNNINVLSSDVVIACGIGAGTASEIALALKGGKPVVLLSDHHESQQFFTSLSPETVFVAATPVDAIDIVQAIVQENR